Genomic DNA from Schistocerca serialis cubense isolate TAMUIC-IGC-003099 chromosome 5, iqSchSeri2.2, whole genome shotgun sequence:
cctttaCCTTTTGCAggaaagttggtagagcagttgcccgcgaaaggcaaaggtcccgagttcgagtcttggtccggcacacagttttaatctgccaggaagtttcatatcagtgcacactctgctgcagagtgaaaatctcagttggAAATAttctttcggggggggggggggggggggggttaggagcAAAACATACGAAATTCAGGTAAGTGGTTGCTCAATGTCCATAATAATATACAAGATGTAGGTATGTCAGGAAGATCGGTTCTGGTTAAAACCTATTTTGAGAAGATTTAAAGGAAAAGTAAAGTGCATATCAAATTAAATATTGCTCTCCTAATTAAATCGTATCGCTGCAAAGATAGACATAAGCTTTTGAAATCAGCTGTAAAGGGCTGTAAGGATACAATGGGAGCAGAATTAAATAGCAACCCAATAGAGGACAGACTATATAGAGGCTACTTACATTAGCCCTACATCAGCCACCATTTATATAGTGACCTTCCTGTGCTATCATAAGTTTTTAGTGATCGTCATATTGCTGAAAATAAACAAGCAATGATCATTGTTACTGAGTTGGAAACAATTACCTGAAAGAAATGACTAATTGAGAACTGCATACATTAAAACAAAATTGTATCTTAATTTCAACAAAGCAATTGAATAATTGCCTTTAATTATTTCTTATGGgacactgaatacagatcaatGTATACTTTTTAAAGTACACCTTATAAACGTGTGTCAAAGGCACTGGCCCTTGCGAAGAGGGAGAAGGTAGATACTCTTCGTTGGCTTGTAGCCTTTGGGACTGAAGCTGCAAATGGTGTCGATCGAGGGATGCTTGTCACTCTGCATCAAGATGTCATGTTTGTTCACCAATCATGGTAGCAAGTCTGCTGGTGGTGATGTAATAGAAGACTTGGCATATGAGCAATTAGTGACATCAGATTATTGACTAATTGGCTAACTTTTGGTGCATGCAGCCCTTCTTGTTAAGCCTCCTCCCTTATAAATCTTCTGGGATTACTGTTTTTGGGCTGTTGAGCAGAAACAGTGTGTGCCATTGATGATGGGAACTATTACTGGCTTCTAAAGTCTCTTAAGTCTTCCAATTTGTGGTTCTCTTCCAACCCACAGTTAGTTAGATTCCACCTGTGTGTGTAAACTACCCCAGACAGTTTACTTTGGTTACTGTCTactttaaatttccttgcacaggaAACATGAACTGAATTCAACATTGTGCAAGGCAACACAATACACAAAGTGGGTGGGGGCGTTATAGCTAATGGAACAGAAGGCTTCACCTACAGCATCGGATGTCTTCATATCTGCCCACAGTAAAAGTAGCTGCAGGAAGTTGTGGGACTAGATAAGTAGGAAGTTTTGCGATTGCCTTGCTTCGTTAGAGGATTTATTGATGGAAAGATTTATGATTGCCTTGCAGAGAGCAGCCATCACATGAATGGCAGGCACCACAATCTGAAATGAGGTGAAATTGTTTATAAGTGATGTACAGAATGACCTATAGGAAGGAATATCTGCAGCATTATAGAACACTAGTGGGTGTGTTACAGAAATCCCAGGAAGCAAAATAATGACAGTGCAGCCTTTTAATTTACGTAATACAATTGTAGAGGGAAgtgaaaattgttatttatttgcaGTATGGCAAACTGTGATCGAAAAGGTCCAAATTACAAATAGAAAGAAAAAATTACAGACAGAAACAGTTCCAAATCACAAATTCTATGAAAAACAGATTTGACACATCATTGCACgttcatcagtatttgatatcTAATTAAATGCTTCAATTAACAGCTTCCAGGACATTACTCCATTTCAGAGTATGTTCTTTTGGAGCACTACTGAACAGCATGTCCTACGGTGGGCTCTGCTGCTCCACAATCACATTCAGGGCTACTGATGTCCCATCTATGTGGCTAGTCCCAGTTCTGACATGGTCTGTTTGTATCTTGTTTAGATGACACCAGATCTTCCTTTGTAGTTTAGATAGTGATGCTGATGTAAGACAGCCTTCATAGCCATTATGATGGGAAGTTTgttagacttccatctgtttccatgCTTCCTCCAGGAGAAAGGGTTGCCACTGCAACAGGATATAATTTTACCATAAGGTGTCCCAGACAGGAGCATGGAACTTGGTCTATATGAGGTGGATCAGGAGTAATAATTGGAGTATGGGCGTATTCACTGAGAGGGGTGAAATTATAAAAAGCATCGGGGACACACTAAGTAGGTAATGTAGCCTGTACTGGATGTGTCATTGTGCACCTCACAAAGAGTCTGACTTCATTTATGTTTAAAGTATAATTATTAAAGCAAGAGTTCCTTCATAAAAACATCTAATAAATGGAGACTTAAACATAATCTCACcagttaaatattttgtttcattcttAGTTATTTTAATCATATTGTACAGTTGTGGAATAAATTTGTTGGCATCCAAGATAAGTTGACACCAATGAAAGTACCTGAAAAGAACACCAGAACACAAGAATATGAGAATACAAATTTAAAGATGATTCTGATTCCTGAAGTCTTAAACAACATAATAAGTTGGCATATAATAAGTGTATTTCAAAATAGATTATAAATAAAGTGTTACTGGTGTGTAGAAAGCTGTGATTAGGAAAAGTATATGCTTAAGAGCTTAGAAAGACTTACTTTCACACACTAAGCTATTTTAAAGCAGTACAGACATTCCAGCCTCAGATACCAGGAAGTGTTAACCGTAGCACCCTTGATTACCTTTTGCCTTACTGGTATTGCCCTTGTACCTCTTGCCAATTTTTGATCAGAACAGGTGCAGATGGTTGATGTTGCTGGATGTGCTGGTATTTCATGAAGTGATGCACATAAGTCTTTAAGGCTTGATGAAATAAGACTACGATGAAAGGATGTAATAAATTCCACATGTAGAAATTACAGTGAACATATGCCATTTACGTATGAAATAATGTTCCGGGGAAGATGAGCAGTTCTTCAATAGTATCATTGCCATTGATGAAATGTAACTCAAATATTCAGAAGCTTGGCTGAAATGACAGTTAACATAGTTCATTGTAAAACCTCCAAAACCCACATATCAATAATTTGGCACTTTTGTAAACAGCATAGGCAATCTAATACCAACTCATCATGTTTAATGTTAGATCTATGAATGCTGAGTGTTGTGCATAGTACCAAGAAAATAGCTTCCATGAGGCAGTTGGCAGGTTGCACGAtattgcagtaatggactgtgtccAAACATAATAATGCTCTTTCTGTAATGGAAGTGTGTTCAttgtaaatctactcattgttcaACTGCTTATAATGCAATTAACTATGCTTATAATGCAATAAACTGTAGAAGTGGTGAAGCTGAGCACTCAGTATGTGGCATTAGGCATTgagcagcagccccccccccctccaaaacacacacacacacacacacacacacacacccctacctACCTTTCCATTACTGAATTAACAAGCATGAAATTCTGTAATCATAAGGTTGAGATGATGTGATTACGTGCTTTGCTGCTAAGTTGTCTGCTTATATGAATCTGTTACAGCAATTGCGACAATGTGATCCTTCCCCAAGTAGGAGATGAGATTAAGGGCAAGGAGCAGGAATTTTGTCCCAGGTGTGAATGTAAATATGAAAGTCGAAATACATCAATAATTAAGGTATGAACTGGGTTTATTAAGGTAGGTAGATTATAGATGAGGAGCAGCTGAATATACTAAAGTATCTGTTTGTTGCAGTATGTAGTCATAATAGTTATTTGGATAATTTCCCTCCTTGTCATCTACATGCTGTTTTTGATTTGCTTGGATCCACTCTTGAACAAACGTGTAAAAGGCAGCTATCAAGAACacaataatgaagaggtacagtaCCATGAATTCGTATACTGAAAGTTGCTTACCTTAAGAATACTACAGACTTGcataaaagacagaaaaatgtagctgtgtttgtgaatattttttcaATCCTTTTATATATTACGTGGTAGAATCTTTACAGTTCCCCAACAGTGTTTGTTTGTCTGAATGTACATGTTAATTCCTTTGTATAGGATGAGCCCAGCACTAGTGTTGATGGAACCACCTCACATGCTATGGGAGTAAGAGGAAATGTCCTGAATCGTGTTGGCCATCAGCAAGATAAGTGGAAAAGACAAGTTAGGGAACAGCGGAGGAACATATACGACAGACATACTATGCTTAATTAACAACCtttcatgcaaaacatttttgtaacTATTTTATTCCCATGGTATTCTGCACATCCAAGTAAATGTAAATATGCTTAGGTGTTCCTTTTTGTTTACAACATTCTGTTGCAATGTGTCCTGTCTGTCCATGTTGTTTTTAATTCTTCATTACATGTAAATACATCAGATCTTAATAACGAAGTGCACAACTGTTTTCTCAAATTTGTGAGGAAATAGACCTGTTACTTCTACTTTCTAAGAACAAATTATATAAAATGTGTTAATAAATTTTGGAAGATAAATAAAATGTTTGTAATTGTTACATATTATGTTGTCAAAAAAGTAAAGTGTTGCTCATCTTGCAACAACACACTTAATTTTCTGAAATAGATCACACCCTCATTTGAAGGTAAAAGATGCTAGTCACACAGCCTTCTAACTTTTTGAGGCATGACATGCAGTTCTAACTTGTCATCAGGTTATATGTGAATATTAAAAGAAAGCACTCATCAGATAGCAGTGGCATTTAGTCACTGGAAGGCACACAAGAGCATGAAAACTTTGGTAGCTTCTTGACTGTTTTGGCTGGGTGCACCCCCTCCCCCTCGATGGCTCAATGCCACTGCTGTTGAATGAGTGGTGTTCTTTACTCAAATATTTATGTTCCACCCAGTAATACCTATACTAACTGGATGGCGAACTTCGGCTGTCACAGCGTGCCATCGTCTGTTACTGTCGCCATATTGCAGTTAGGCAAGAAACTGTATGCGATATTTCAGTTAAAGGCGGCACTCGTTTGAAAGTATCTACATGCTTGACGATAATAAAACTAACTAGTTTAACATTAAAGCAACGAACTCCCAATTTTGTTTTACGCTCATGAACACTAAAGTCTCCTGTAATATCGCAAATATGAAGTACCTAAAAGAGAAGCAATATTTTTCCTAGGCGTAAGGAACAGTTTTATTCACAAATGTAATGCACTTATCAGTGGTGACATCATCTTTGGCAAAAAAAGTAATGGGGGTTTATTTAAATGTGAATTTGGATATCCACAACAATAtgctaattattgtttgtaaaatgATGAATACTGTAAACATTAAGCATGAGCAAGggtattgaaataagaacacacatTGAAACActaaatatgaaatttatttttggCATTTCCATACATTTTTAACCACTGCTGCAATGTTACGGGCACAACACTACACATTACTGAATAAAATAATCTTACTGAGTTTTTGTCTTGTATTGTGACCTATATTCTCAACTGAAAACCTTTTCCCATACGTTTTCAGCCGCACCTGAATGTACCTGGATGCAATCTTACGTACAAGCTGTCTCTCATGCAAATCTTAAATTCTGCATTCATTATGGAAGTCATGGTTAAGTTTAGGGTATGAATAGTTCAAACACATGACAATCTTACTAATTAAGTGCTTTTGCCTAATGTCACCACACTTTTTCTGAGTGCTCCACCACAGAGTATACAGCATTATTTGTTTCAATAAGCTTGCCTCAGCTTATAAATTTTGTGAATGAGCTCTCTTCTGCAGTACTAAGTGCATATGTTGCGTGGCCTAAGAATGTCGAGGCAGTCCTTACATGTAACTTGTTTTGAAATTGTGAGGGCAACACACCCTGCAATGTAGTACAAAATGTTCTGCTTGTATGCGGAAAACAGAGTACCTTCTTCAGTAAGTGAGCACCATTTTTCTACTTCATCTACAAGAGGACACTTTTGTGATCAGAAATCATACAGTCCTACAGGTACCATTGAACACATGCTAACATTAGTGCCTAAAAGCAACTTGCACATAGCACACTTCAACTGGTATGAATTTGGGTTGTTATTCCAACCCCCTCTAGATATCACACATGAGAAGAAGAGTTCAATATGATCTTGGGAAAACTTATATGTCAATAAATATTGCAGAGGAGAATTTCCCCTAGTCATTATTTCCAGTGCAATGGCTTTAATCAAATGCATGTTCAAAATTATGCCAAAGGCAAAAGCATTTCTTGGGTGCTGCATGAGAGAAACACCAtttacttttaaacttcttatatAAGATTGTGTCTGAAGAAAAATATCAAGCCAGTATGTCTGATTACTAAGTTTCAGGCTGGCTTTATATTCTGAAGCTAGAGGATTGCTGGAGTTAGACATCAAAAATTCCACTGTTGCCTCACTACCATGGAATCTGGGATTGCCAGCTCTTCTAAAAAAAAATCTATAGTATCTGCAACACTCAAACTGAGTGTTTGAACTGCTAAGCTGACATTCACCTTTTTATTAGCATAATTAATATGTTGTCCTGACAACCTGTTACCAAATGTCATGTCTTCctcaatttgcaactcatttagttCTTTTAAGTACTCCCACTTAATATGTCCATTTGTAGACTATAACACCTACTTCTGCTAATGCATTTCAAGACAAGTTTCACTAAATGACACATATCCAAAACGCAGTAAACATTGTGGTTTGAAACTGGGCGAAGGAACTGAGAAGAAAACTTTTTGATGAAAATTAATACTGCATCCCAATGAACGAAGAGTACTTATATTTGTCCTTGTGCCATTACAAGTGACTGCCCAAATTCTGATGCCTGAATTGCTTAGCCTCTCCAGAGCAGAGTTTATTAACTTTGCCTGCGTACTACCATTAAAGCCATTCACTAAAAAATACGTTACAAGACACTTAAATTTACCTTTTATGGACACAAGcataaaaagtaatgcctctgaagctTCTTTCACTTCTTTTGATTGTTCAACTTCTCCAAAATCTACAAAACCTGTATACCTCTTAGTTTCCTGGTCCCACACTACCTGTTTTCTAATTGCCATACTGTCTCTTATGAGGCTAGAATCTTTAAATTCAGTCCTCACTTGATGGTTAAACTAAAAGTACATGAACACATCACCTAAAAAGCCAGGATCACAATTCACGGTCCCTGCCCAACGAGAAATCAGTGATTTGTGAGGCAGAGGCATTAATGTCTGTAAATATTCATATGCCTTAGGAGAGCAAAAATACACTGTCATTGAAAACATTTTAATGTCTGTTTTGTACCTGTTTCCCTTGGATGACACACTATTATTCaacaaattgcacactaattccacctgAGTCCCTGTTAGTTGATTCAGGAATTCATGCAGCTTCTCTGTTAGATGACCCTTCTCTTTCAGAGCACTTACGATGTCTTTCATTGAATAGTTTTTCTTCTCTCTTCTAATTTTTTCCTGCAGGCTCTTTCTTCTCAGTGTCTCCACAACATCTGGTAAAAAAACTGCATGTCAGTGGCCTTGTCAATCATTTCTATTTGTGTTTGAGATCCATGTTCCTTAGATGTTTCACAACTCTGAGACAAGAATAGAATACAAGTAGTACAGGCATGAAACAAAGTTTGGCAAGTACTAATTAGAAAACATGTttgtttgaaaacaaaaacaatgtttaTGTGAAGTGACTAACCTGTTCAATATAATAATGAGTTTCTGCAGTAGGCTGTTCAGTTGTTATTCTAATGTGTCACCTTGGTTGCTTTTCCTTGGGCATTAAATGCGTCGGAAACACAAACTGTGATGGCACTGCATCAGGCTTGAGATGCCTTCTCGAAGACCAGGTCTTACTAAATAATCTTCTTCCAAGAAGTGATCTCCACACAAGAAACTAGCCCTTGTAGGCGTGAAACCTTTTGCAGAGGAAACCTGTCCAAAACAGAAGACACATCGTATCATGCAAGGCAACGGCCAAGATATTTACAAGATTGTCATTTCTTGACATTCAATTATTACCTGTGGAAAGTTAAATTACTTTCCTTGTTCCACCGGTTCGCGAAATAACCGTTTTACACTCACAACATACACTTCGTTAACACCAAGAGAAACTTTTTGCCTAACTAGAAGATGGCggatgatataaacaaacactcCTGGGACGGCACGGATAAGTGCTATGGTCAAAGACAGAAGATGTACATCCAGTTAGTATGGAGATCACTGGTTCCACTGCAACTTTCCAAGTATTAATAAGAAAAATATATTGTGCATAATTGGATGGCAAATAAAACTGCATTGGAACACACTAGTGATGGCATAGTTAAGAACTAGGCAGATTGATGATTCTACTGtagaaatttaaattacttgatatGAGTGCACTAATAGAGTGAAGGTTAATTTAACATACCACTACACTTGAGATTACTAGGGCAGAACACTAACGCACATGGAAATATGCCACAATTTTATGTAAGGAATGTAGAGGATTACTTTGAGAGGTTTAGTAAGAAATTCATAAAAGGTCTACTGCAATATTTTGCATGGACAAATGCAGTGTGAAGCTTGTCGGTTCAGTATCTGTTAAATTAAGGTTGCGTCCTTGTTTGGACTCTGGTTAAGTGAGAAAATTCTATCACTGTTCATGTCTAATAAACTTGTCTAAATCAACCTTTTGTTCATGGCTTTTACttttatacaaactgagtagaaaatttacaattttattcatTGTAGGGCCTAGGACACCAAAGGAAAAAATTTCCCAGGTCACTATGTGAAAATGCTCAAGACAGAAATGGGTTTACAGAAAGGTGGGAAGGTGTTTGTAAGTGTGAAGGAGGGGGTGAAATGAAAGTAGCAGTTATGCCACTGGTCCCACCTGCGGGCATGTGGTAGCTTGGAACCCTTAAGTGTCCTCACCTTTGGCTGCACTGCTTGTCACAGTTTTAATGACCAAATCGTAAAGGGTTGCCAGAAAAAAAGAGAATTTGTGTAAGTATGAATATTACCTGTAAGCCTTCTAACTCAGGTAGTCATACAACACAAGCTGCTTTCATCAGTCCATTAAGAGGTCACCCACATTGAGAAACCGCTGATTTCACACTCACTGATTGTGAATTGGAAGTAAAAAGTGACCCAATCATGTGCCATGCCAAGCAAGGCAGAGTTTGAGTGTTGCAGTCAGCACCAGTGTTCCAAACAAAGTTACCTCGGATGACCAAGAGCTGACAGCAAATCATATAAAAGTGAGCATTATCTTCAGTTAAGCTTGTACACTAAGAAAGATAGACAAAGTTTGCCTGTGTGTGCATCTGGTTTGGTGTTATTGCCTTCCATCATATAATTGTCTGCGTGTAACTATGTCTATATTCAACTTCACAGTGAAAAGTACTTTAACCTAAGTGTTTGATTAGAGCAATATAGATGCTGACACTTTGATGGTTTCGACCTGTAGTTCCAAAATTACTTCGTGTACTTACTGAAGATATAAACCAGGGCCTGTGATCTGCATATTCATAGCAAACacgtgaagaagcaataaaaataaaCTAGTAAGTCAGTTCAGTCTCATTTCTGT
This window encodes:
- the LOC126480728 gene encoding uncharacterized protein CG1161; its protein translation is MLCRTVICWCLILLSCIERAQSQSYEDVRCKCVCPNPSVVNVTQSNRKLYIRNVPPNQCNCDNVILPQVGDEIKGKEQEFCPRCECKYESRNTSIIKYVVIIVIWIISLLVIYMLFLICLDPLLNKRVKGSYQEHNNEEDEPSTSVDGTTSHAMGVRGNVLNRVGHQQDKWKRQVREQRRNIYDRHTMLN